In Kordiimonas pumila, a single genomic region encodes these proteins:
- a CDS encoding acetyl-CoA carboxylase biotin carboxylase subunit, protein MFKKILIANRGEIACRVIKSAQKMGIKTVAVYSDADARAMHTEMADEAVHIGPSVAAQSYLIADKIIAACKQTGAEAVHPGYGFLSEKASFMQALAKEGIAFIGPGEKAIKVMGDKIESKIFAAEAGVSTVPGSPDVIEDADHALKIAGEIGYPVMIKASAGGGGKGMRVAWDEAEAREGFARAKSEAANAFGDDRILIEKFIVNPRHIEIQILADKAGNTVYLHERECSIQRRNQKVVEEAPSSFLDAATRKAMGEQSVALAKACGYHSAGTVEFIVDVDRNFYFLEMNTRLQVEHPVTELITGVDLVEQMIRVAAGENLPFTQKDLKINGWAIESRIYAEDPFKEFLPSIGRLRRFNMPSEKSEGGITLRNDTGVTEGSDISMYYDPMISKLCTHAPTREAATDAMAEALDQSYIDGIQHNIPFLSSIMQHPRWRSGNISTNFIAEEFPDGFDYRIATADEKKTIAILASLLTYREKRRQLAISGQLDEHLEAPTDWHVVIDRETYPVDIATSPATLEWSPGDRLAKLIIGDTSNIYQVTPQPGGWKISFRDLMVQVFVCRPALSPLLAHMPEKVEADTSNMLICPMPGVLTSLLVKEGDIVQAGQSLAILEAMKMENVLHAVKKAIVTKIHAEQGAQLAVDTVIMEFEAC, encoded by the coding sequence ATGTTTAAAAAAATCCTGATTGCCAACCGCGGTGAAATTGCCTGCCGTGTGATAAAGTCAGCCCAGAAAATGGGCATTAAAACCGTTGCCGTATATTCAGACGCTGACGCACGTGCCATGCACACGGAAATGGCAGACGAGGCTGTACACATTGGCCCATCTGTTGCCGCGCAGTCGTACCTGATTGCCGATAAAATTATCGCTGCCTGCAAACAAACAGGGGCCGAAGCCGTACACCCCGGTTACGGGTTCCTGTCTGAAAAAGCATCCTTTATGCAAGCGCTTGCAAAAGAAGGTATCGCGTTTATTGGTCCCGGCGAAAAAGCCATTAAGGTGATGGGCGACAAAATAGAATCTAAAATATTTGCGGCAGAAGCAGGTGTTTCTACCGTACCCGGTAGCCCTGACGTCATAGAGGATGCCGACCACGCCCTTAAAATTGCAGGCGAAATTGGCTATCCTGTTATGATAAAGGCATCAGCAGGTGGCGGCGGCAAAGGCATGCGTGTTGCATGGGACGAGGCAGAGGCCCGCGAAGGCTTTGCCCGCGCCAAATCAGAGGCGGCCAATGCTTTTGGTGACGACCGTATCCTTATTGAAAAGTTTATTGTTAACCCGCGGCATATTGAAATTCAGATACTGGCAGACAAAGCCGGTAACACCGTTTACCTGCACGAGCGGGAATGCTCTATCCAGCGCCGCAACCAAAAAGTGGTTGAGGAAGCGCCCTCTTCCTTCCTTGATGCCGCAACACGCAAGGCAATGGGCGAGCAATCTGTCGCCCTTGCCAAAGCCTGCGGTTATCACAGTGCTGGTACTGTTGAATTTATCGTCGATGTTGACCGCAACTTTTATTTCCTTGAAATGAACACACGCCTGCAAGTGGAACACCCTGTAACCGAACTGATCACAGGTGTTGACCTTGTGGAACAGATGATCCGTGTGGCAGCGGGCGAAAACCTGCCGTTCACGCAGAAAGACCTAAAAATAAACGGCTGGGCAATTGAAAGCCGGATATACGCGGAAGACCCCTTTAAGGAGTTCCTGCCCTCTATTGGTCGGTTGCGCCGCTTTAACATGCCTTCAGAAAAATCAGAAGGCGGTATAACGCTTAGGAACGATACGGGTGTCACAGAAGGGTCTGACATTTCGATGTATTATGACCCGATGATCTCGAAGCTTTGCACCCATGCGCCAACCCGTGAAGCCGCGACAGATGCCATGGCAGAAGCGCTGGACCAGTCTTACATTGATGGCATTCAGCACAATATACCGTTCCTCTCGTCCATTATGCAGCACCCACGCTGGCGTTCTGGCAACATTAGCACCAATTTCATTGCGGAGGAATTCCCAGACGGGTTTGACTACCGCATTGCCACCGCTGATGAAAAGAAAACCATTGCAATACTCGCCAGCCTGTTAACATACCGCGAAAAACGCCGCCAGCTGGCGATTAGCGGCCAACTGGATGAGCACCTTGAAGCCCCAACTGATTGGCATGTGGTGATTGACCGCGAAACATACCCGGTTGATATTGCGACCTCCCCTGCCACCCTTGAGTGGTCACCGGGCGACAGGCTTGCAAAACTTATAATCGGCGATACAAGCAATATCTATCAGGTTACGCCGCAACCTGGCGGCTGGAAAATTAGCTTCCGCGATCTTATGGTACAGGTTTTTGTATGCCGCCCTGCGCTTAGCCCCTTGCTGGCCCACATGCCGGAAAAGGTAGAGGCTGATACCAGCAATATGCTGATATGCCCTATGCCGGGCGTGCTAACATCCCTGCTGGTAAAAGAAGGCGATATCGTGCAGGCGGGGCAATCTCTCGCAATTCTGGAAGCCATGAAAATGGAAAATGTGCTTCATGCTGTGAAAAAGGCTATTGTAACCAAAATTCATGCGGAACAAGGCGCGCAGCTTGCTGTCGATACTGTTATTATGGAATTTGAAGCATGTTAA
- a CDS encoding acyl-CoA carboxylase subunit beta yields MNTILEVLSEKREAARLGGGQHRIDAQHKKGKLTARERLELLFDEGSFEEYDMFVTHRCQDFGLDEQSYMGDGVVTGHGTVNGRLVYAFSQDFTVFGGSLSETHAQKICKVMDAAVQNGAPIIGLNDSGGARIQEGVAALGGYADIFLKNTLASGSVPQISLIMGPCAGGAVYSPAITDFTFMVRDSSYMFVTGPDVVKTVTNETVTQEELGGASAHTKKSSVADGAFENDVEAISEIRRLIDFLPLSALEKAPKRPTFDQSDRIEMSLDTLIPANPNAPYDMKELVEKIADEGDVFEIKPDYAQNIITAFIRIGGETVGVVANQPMALAGCLDINSARKAARFVRFCDAFNIPIVTLVDVPGFLPGTAQEHGGIIVHGAKLLFAYAEATVPKVTVITRKAYGGAYDVMSSKHLRGDVNYAWPTAEIAVMGAKGAVEILYRSELGDPEKIQKRISDYEDRFANPFVAASRGYVDEVIMPHSTRRRIAHSLQVLKKKKQQNPPKKHDNIPL; encoded by the coding sequence ATGAACACCATACTCGAAGTGCTGAGCGAAAAACGCGAGGCAGCACGTCTTGGCGGCGGCCAACACAGGATTGATGCACAGCACAAAAAAGGCAAGCTTACAGCGCGTGAACGCCTTGAGCTTTTATTTGATGAAGGCTCGTTCGAGGAATACGACATGTTCGTAACCCATCGGTGTCAGGACTTTGGCCTTGATGAGCAATCCTACATGGGCGACGGCGTGGTTACAGGCCACGGCACCGTTAATGGCCGCCTTGTTTATGCTTTCAGTCAGGATTTCACCGTATTTGGTGGTTCGCTTTCTGAAACCCATGCCCAGAAAATATGTAAGGTTATGGATGCAGCCGTCCAGAACGGTGCCCCCATTATTGGCCTGAACGACAGCGGCGGCGCCCGGATTCAGGAAGGCGTTGCGGCCCTTGGTGGGTATGCCGACATTTTCCTTAAAAATACACTGGCTTCCGGCAGTGTGCCGCAAATTTCCCTTATTATGGGACCTTGCGCGGGCGGCGCGGTGTATTCCCCCGCGATCACTGATTTCACCTTTATGGTGCGCGACTCGAGCTATATGTTTGTAACCGGCCCTGATGTGGTGAAAACAGTAACCAACGAAACTGTTACGCAGGAAGAACTGGGCGGCGCGAGCGCCCACACTAAAAAATCATCCGTTGCAGACGGCGCTTTTGAAAATGACGTTGAAGCCATCTCTGAAATTCGCCGCCTGATTGACTTTTTGCCGTTAAGTGCGCTCGAAAAAGCCCCGAAGCGACCAACATTTGACCAATCAGACCGCATTGAAATGTCGCTCGACACGTTGATCCCCGCAAACCCCAACGCGCCGTACGACATGAAAGAGCTGGTTGAAAAAATCGCAGACGAAGGCGATGTGTTCGAGATTAAGCCAGACTATGCCCAAAATATCATTACCGCCTTTATTCGTATTGGCGGTGAAACGGTTGGTGTGGTGGCAAACCAGCCCATGGCGCTGGCGGGCTGCCTTGATATAAACTCTGCCCGCAAGGCCGCACGGTTTGTGCGTTTCTGTGATGCGTTTAATATCCCTATTGTAACCCTTGTGGACGTGCCCGGCTTCCTGCCCGGCACCGCGCAGGAACACGGCGGTATTATTGTGCACGGCGCGAAACTATTGTTTGCCTACGCCGAGGCAACCGTGCCGAAAGTTACTGTCATTACCCGCAAAGCATACGGCGGCGCCTACGACGTGATGTCATCAAAGCATTTGCGCGGCGATGTGAACTATGCGTGGCCCACGGCCGAGATCGCCGTGATGGGCGCAAAGGGTGCGGTTGAGATTTTGTACCGCTCAGAGCTGGGCGACCCAGAAAAAATCCAGAAACGTATCAGCGACTATGAAGACCGGTTCGCCAACCCGTTTGTGGCGGCATCACGCGGGTATGTGGATGAGGTGATCATGCCGCATTCAACCCGCCGCCGTATTGCGCATTCCTTGCAGGTTCTCAAGAAAAAGAAACAACAGAACCCGCCCAAAAAACACGACAATATCCCGTTATAA
- a CDS encoding helix-turn-helix domain-containing protein has product MKHSKHYIGRKLRSIRRDSDLSQAVFAEKLGLSTSYLNQLENNQRPVTATVLLALAESFGVDITSLAGHDDDRLVADLREVLADPVFQNTRYPVQDIKFLVSNLPEIAKGIIELHQRFHQSNERLLELDDTVRRSDTLVQPTPYEEVRDFFHYRDNYIHALDKAAEALAEKIGGTGAGRLEALKAYIETTHGVKVELVAADSDRGVLRRYSSADKTLKLSAHLHAGSQFFHLAHQLALFEQKSIMDTLIREAGFKTRQAESVCQTGLANYFAGALLLPYEQFLSAAKTCRHDLKLLEIRFGATLEQVAHRLSTLQRPDARGIPFFFVRVDRAGNITKRHSATKLTFARFGSACPLWNVYRAFGSGSGIDRQLAETPDGVRYLCLAAPIIKEGGAYGEPSQHFAIALGCEVKHASDIVYADDLVMGNDRLYEPIGISCRLCERTNCSQRAVPPIDRTFEVNPNVRKLVPYEV; this is encoded by the coding sequence ATGAAACATTCAAAACATTATATAGGCCGAAAATTACGCTCGATCAGGCGCGATAGTGATTTATCGCAAGCTGTGTTTGCTGAAAAGCTTGGCCTTTCGACCAGCTACCTGAACCAGTTAGAGAATAACCAGCGCCCGGTAACAGCAACGGTTTTGTTGGCGCTTGCAGAAAGCTTCGGCGTTGATATCACCAGCTTAGCCGGTCACGATGATGACCGGCTGGTCGCTGACTTGCGCGAAGTATTGGCTGACCCGGTTTTTCAAAATACACGTTACCCGGTGCAGGATATAAAATTTCTGGTTAGTAATCTGCCTGAAATTGCCAAGGGCATTATTGAATTGCACCAACGGTTTCACCAGTCGAACGAGCGTTTGCTGGAACTGGATGATACTGTGCGCCGCAGTGACACATTGGTGCAGCCCACACCGTATGAGGAAGTGCGTGACTTTTTCCATTACCGCGACAATTATATTCATGCCCTTGATAAGGCGGCAGAGGCTTTAGCTGAGAAAATTGGGGGCACTGGTGCTGGGCGGCTAGAGGCTTTGAAGGCATATATAGAAACAACTCACGGCGTGAAGGTGGAACTGGTGGCTGCTGATAGCGACAGGGGGGTGCTGCGCCGGTATAGCAGTGCAGACAAAACCCTGAAACTTTCGGCGCATTTGCATGCGGGTTCACAGTTTTTTCATTTGGCACACCAGCTTGCGCTCTTTGAGCAAAAAAGCATTATGGATACGCTTATCCGCGAGGCTGGTTTTAAAACCCGGCAGGCAGAAAGCGTTTGCCAAACCGGGCTTGCCAACTATTTTGCGGGCGCGCTTCTTTTGCCGTACGAGCAGTTTTTGTCGGCGGCAAAAACATGCCGCCATGACTTGAAGCTGCTGGAGATACGCTTTGGGGCAACACTAGAGCAGGTCGCCCACAGGCTAAGCACGTTGCAGCGCCCGGATGCGCGGGGCATTCCGTTCTTTTTCGTGCGGGTGGACAGGGCCGGAAATATCACGAAACGCCACAGCGCCACCAAGCTAACCTTCGCGCGGTTTGGTTCTGCTTGCCCACTATGGAATGTGTACCGTGCCTTTGGGAGTGGCAGCGGGATTGACCGTCAACTTGCCGAAACACCAGACGGCGTGCGCTATTTGTGCCTTGCTGCTCCTATCATTAAAGAAGGCGGCGCATACGGCGAACCAAGCCAGCATTTTGCCATTGCGCTTGGCTGCGAGGTGAAGCACGCGTCTGATATTGTGTATGCAGATGATCTGGTTATGGGCAACGACAGGCTTTATGAGCCCATTGGCATTAGCTGCCGGTTGTGCGAACGCACCAATTGCAGCCAGCGCGCAGTGCCGCCTATCGACCGCACTTTTGAGGTAAACCCCAATGTGCGCAAGCTGGTGCCGTACGAGGTTTAA
- the glmS gene encoding glutamine--fructose-6-phosphate transaminase (isomerizing) — translation MCGIVGILGKAPVTDRLVESLKRLEYRGYDSAGIAVLSDGKLERRRAPGKLKELELVLAAEPLDGMAGIGHTRWATHGQPTKANAHPHMTHRVALVHNGIIENFRTLKDDMIAAGMVFESETDTEVVASLMTHYLDEGATPLEAFTKTLGKLEGAFALCVLVNGEENLMFGARRGSPLVIGYGEGENYVGSDATALASLSNRLIYLEEGDYATLSRETVQVFDEDGTPVSRPTTISQVAATMVDKGNYRHFMQKEIFEQPTVVAQALGRYLDPNAGTVCLPETPFDLANIPRITLIACGTSYYAAEVARYWIEQLARIPVDVDIASEFRYREPVYTEGGLAIFISQSGETADTLAALRHAKAAGQHIAALVNMPGSTMAREADVVLPIHAGPEIGVASTKAFTCQLAVLASLAVKLASAKGEINSNEEAGYVKELNHIPALMAEVLHHDEALQGIARSISTARDILFVGRGIHYPIAMEGALKLKEISYIHAEGYAAGELKHGPIALIDEHVPVIGIAPEDSLFDKTLSNLQEIMARQGKVVMFSDSETKQEGMFAQLKMPSAGFLSSAILYAIPVQLLAYYAAVEKGTDVDQPRNLAKSVTVE, via the coding sequence ATGTGTGGTATTGTTGGCATTCTTGGCAAGGCCCCGGTTACAGACAGGCTTGTTGAAAGTCTCAAGCGGCTTGAATACAGGGGGTATGATAGCGCTGGTATTGCTGTATTAAGTGACGGTAAGCTTGAACGTCGCCGCGCACCCGGCAAGCTGAAAGAGCTGGAACTTGTTCTGGCCGCAGAACCCCTTGACGGTATGGCAGGCATAGGCCACACCCGCTGGGCAACCCACGGCCAGCCCACAAAAGCAAATGCTCACCCCCACATGACACACCGCGTAGCACTGGTGCATAACGGCATTATTGAAAATTTCCGCACCCTGAAGGATGACATGATCGCCGCAGGCATGGTGTTTGAAAGCGAAACAGACACCGAAGTTGTTGCCAGCCTGATGACCCACTATCTGGATGAAGGCGCCACACCGCTTGAGGCCTTTACCAAAACACTTGGTAAACTAGAAGGTGCTTTTGCTCTCTGTGTGCTGGTGAACGGCGAAGAAAACCTGATGTTCGGCGCCCGCAGAGGTAGCCCGCTGGTTATTGGTTACGGCGAAGGCGAAAATTACGTTGGATCTGACGCAACAGCGCTCGCAAGCCTTTCAAACCGGCTGATTTATCTGGAAGAAGGTGACTATGCCACGCTATCACGCGAAACCGTGCAGGTTTTTGATGAAGACGGCACCCCGGTTTCCCGCCCCACCACCATAAGCCAGGTTGCAGCAACCATGGTGGACAAAGGCAATTACCGCCATTTCATGCAAAAAGAGATTTTCGAGCAACCCACCGTGGTGGCGCAGGCCCTTGGTAGGTACCTAGACCCAAATGCTGGCACCGTTTGCCTGCCTGAAACCCCCTTTGACCTTGCGAACATTCCCCGCATTACCCTTATTGCCTGCGGCACCAGCTACTATGCCGCAGAAGTGGCGCGCTACTGGATAGAGCAGTTAGCCCGCATACCGGTTGATGTAGATATCGCCTCTGAGTTCCGCTACCGCGAGCCAGTTTATACCGAGGGCGGTCTTGCCATTTTCATTAGCCAGTCAGGTGAAACAGCCGATACCCTTGCCGCTCTAAGGCATGCGAAAGCTGCAGGCCAGCATATTGCGGCCCTTGTAAACATGCCCGGTTCCACCATGGCACGCGAAGCCGATGTCGTATTGCCTATTCATGCGGGGCCAGAGATCGGCGTAGCCAGCACCAAAGCCTTCACGTGCCAGTTAGCCGTACTTGCGTCGCTCGCGGTTAAACTTGCTTCAGCAAAAGGCGAGATCAACAGCAATGAAGAAGCAGGCTATGTGAAAGAACTTAACCATATCCCGGCCCTTATGGCCGAAGTATTGCACCACGACGAAGCTCTGCAAGGCATTGCCCGCAGCATCAGCACCGCCCGAGACATATTGTTTGTCGGGCGCGGTATTCATTACCCGATCGCCATGGAAGGCGCCTTAAAGCTAAAAGAAATCAGTTACATTCATGCTGAAGGCTATGCGGCTGGCGAACTGAAGCACGGGCCTATCGCGCTCATTGATGAACACGTGCCCGTTATTGGCATTGCACCCGAAGATAGCCTTTTTGATAAAACCCTGTCTAACCTACAGGAAATTATGGCCCGCCAAGGCAAAGTTGTAATGTTCAGTGATTCGGAAACCAAACAGGAGGGCATGTTCGCCCAGCTTAAAATGCCCTCTGCCGGGTTCCTGTCATCCGCAATACTCTATGCCATTCCGGTGCAGTTACTGGCATATTACGCCGCTGTAGAAAAAGGCACTGATGTTGACCAGCCCCGTAACCTCGCTAAATCCGTGACAGTGGAGTAA
- the glmU gene encoding bifunctional UDP-N-acetylglucosamine diphosphorylase/glucosamine-1-phosphate N-acetyltransferase GlmU — protein MADTGINVIILAAGKGTRMKSSLHKVLHAVGGKPMLSYLMETVSALGTKETILVVGSGKEQLEAAYPHAKFVTQAEQLGTGHAARVAVDAMGAITGPVIVLFGDVPFIPLSIMQTMTAKAVEAGTGIVALGFTPADAGRYGRMIVGADGCLERIVEYKDASDAERAVTLCNSGMMVINGTHAQKWLHALSNENAAGEYYLTDLVALARKDGQTVQVVEADEADVLGINSRADLAHAEKVLQTKWRRAALDAGVTMTDPDTVYFSADTKIAHDVTIEPGVFFGPGVTIETGATIKAYSHLEGAYIKAGASIGPFARLRPGADIGADAKIGNFVEVKKATIDTGAKVSHLSYIGDATIGADANIGAGTITCNYDGFLKYQTIIGAGAFIGSNSALVAPVKIGDGAIIGAGSVITQDVSPDALGVARGKQHESAGYATTFRTKKAAEKANKSKG, from the coding sequence ATGGCTGACACAGGTATCAATGTCATTATCCTTGCGGCAGGCAAAGGCACCCGCATGAAATCTAGCCTGCACAAGGTTTTACATGCTGTAGGTGGTAAGCCCATGCTTTCCTATCTGATGGAAACCGTTTCAGCACTCGGCACCAAAGAAACCATTCTGGTCGTGGGGAGCGGTAAGGAGCAACTGGAAGCGGCTTACCCTCATGCCAAGTTTGTTACGCAGGCAGAACAATTAGGTACAGGCCATGCCGCCCGTGTGGCCGTTGATGCCATGGGGGCTATCACTGGCCCTGTCATTGTATTATTTGGCGATGTACCCTTCATTCCGCTTTCCATTATGCAAACAATGACCGCAAAAGCTGTTGAAGCTGGTACTGGCATTGTTGCCCTTGGCTTCACCCCCGCTGACGCTGGTCGCTATGGCCGCATGATTGTAGGGGCGGATGGCTGCCTTGAACGTATTGTTGAATATAAAGATGCCAGCGATGCTGAACGTGCCGTAACCCTCTGCAATTCCGGCATGATGGTGATCAATGGCACACACGCACAAAAATGGCTGCATGCGCTTTCAAATGAGAATGCCGCTGGTGAATATTACCTGACTGATCTTGTTGCCCTTGCCCGCAAAGACGGCCAAACAGTGCAGGTTGTGGAAGCCGATGAGGCTGACGTGCTGGGCATCAACAGCCGCGCAGATTTGGCACACGCAGAAAAAGTGCTGCAAACAAAATGGCGGCGCGCCGCACTTGATGCTGGCGTCACCATGACAGACCCTGACACAGTATATTTCAGTGCAGATACCAAAATTGCCCATGATGTAACGATCGAACCCGGTGTATTTTTTGGCCCTGGCGTTACCATTGAAACTGGCGCAACCATTAAGGCCTACAGCCACCTTGAAGGGGCGTACATAAAAGCTGGTGCCAGTATTGGCCCCTTTGCCCGCCTCAGGCCCGGCGCCGATATCGGTGCAGATGCAAAAATCGGTAATTTTGTGGAAGTAAAAAAAGCAACAATCGACACAGGTGCAAAGGTTAGCCACCTGTCCTATATAGGCGATGCCACCATTGGTGCAGATGCCAATATCGGCGCGGGTACCATTACCTGCAATTATGATGGTTTCCTGAAATATCAAACCATCATCGGCGCTGGCGCTTTCATTGGCAGTAACAGCGCCCTAGTAGCTCCGGTAAAAATAGGTGACGGTGCGATTATCGGCGCGGGCAGTGTCATTACACAGGATGTTTCACCAGATGCTCTTGGTGTTGCGCGCGGCAAACAGCATGAAAGTGCCGGATATGCCACCACATTCAGAACCAAAAAAGCCGCTGAAAAAGCGAACAAGTCAAAAGGATAA
- a CDS encoding phytanoyl-CoA dioxygenase family protein has translation MKTITTLLKLPFYMLALVTGAKSFRDNPVIGSTTLNRLGLHILRVKLAHFVMQCRWLMLSPLMPKEYRKEYRRNGFVVIPDFISKKQVKALRRDIAGHTGPVRQLTQGNTATQRILLDKAATENYPALKALTENPTLAKYLSYAGGKLMAPLLYVQRIRNGKGSDPQKSMHSDTFHPTMKAWLFLEDVKDKNGPFTYVRGSHHFTPLRLAWEYERSTQPDTRADKYSEKGSLRATEDDLASMNLPKPTAVTVTAGSLVIANTNGFHGRGKAKAGASRLEIWAFSRHTPFNPLPGLIVPGWKNLRHTIIQAYWRRKDKEAAIKGSKASWHLIPATEMLDDIPPKP, from the coding sequence ATGAAAACAATAACTACTCTGTTAAAGTTGCCATTTTATATGCTTGCGCTTGTAACCGGGGCAAAGTCCTTTCGGGACAATCCTGTTATTGGCTCAACTACACTGAACCGGCTAGGGCTGCATATACTAAGGGTGAAGCTTGCTCACTTTGTTATGCAATGCCGGTGGCTAATGTTAAGCCCCCTTATGCCAAAAGAGTACCGCAAAGAATATCGCCGTAATGGCTTTGTTGTTATACCAGATTTTATAAGCAAAAAGCAGGTAAAGGCCTTGCGCCGTGACATTGCGGGACACACCGGCCCTGTGCGGCAGTTAACACAGGGCAACACTGCAACACAGCGTATTCTGCTCGATAAAGCTGCCACTGAAAATTACCCGGCTCTAAAAGCCCTGACAGAAAACCCTACCCTCGCCAAATACCTGAGCTATGCGGGCGGCAAACTGATGGCCCCTCTCCTGTACGTACAACGCATCAGGAACGGTAAAGGTAGTGATCCGCAAAAAAGCATGCACAGCGATACTTTTCACCCCACCATGAAGGCATGGTTATTTCTTGAAGATGTTAAAGATAAAAATGGCCCTTTCACCTATGTACGAGGGTCGCACCATTTCACACCGTTACGGCTTGCATGGGAATATGAGCGCTCTACCCAGCCAGATACCAGGGCCGACAAATATTCCGAAAAAGGCAGCCTGCGCGCAACGGAAGACGACCTTGCTTCAATGAACCTGCCAAAACCCACAGCGGTTACAGTCACGGCTGGCAGCCTTGTTATTGCGAACACTAACGGCTTTCATGGGCGCGGCAAGGCAAAAGCGGGGGCATCTCGGCTTGAGATATGGGCCTTTAGCCGTCATACACCGTTTAACCCTTTACCGGGCCTGATCGTTCCCGGCTGGAAAAACCTGCGCCACACCATTATTCAGGCTTACTGGCGGCGGAAGGACAAAGAAGCCGCTATAAAAGGCAGCAAGGCAAGCTGGCACCTTATTCCGGCGACAGAAATGCTGGACGATATACCCCCCAAACCATAG
- a CDS encoding N-acyl homoserine lactonase family protein — translation MNIGIKAFVGLVGCIGASMVAGFSAHAEGASIKLYALDCGEIEMLDLGLFSREGKYDGQKNSAVDTCFLIRHPDGDMLWDTGLPEGLNALPEGLINGPFHIKVPVKLTDQLQELGMTPADIEILSISHSHFDHVGNAGLFARAKFVVNANEYDHMFRDEARADEQTFASYKALENAKTVKITDRYDVFGDGSVEIIPTPGHTPGHSSLLVRLPNSGAVLLTGDMYHLTRARELRTVPRFNTDPEQTLVSMDVFEDLAEIESARVVIQHEKADFQDFPKFPEYLD, via the coding sequence ATGAATATTGGTATTAAAGCGTTTGTTGGACTTGTTGGCTGTATTGGGGCAAGCATGGTTGCTGGCTTTTCTGCCCACGCTGAAGGCGCGTCTATTAAACTTTATGCGCTTGATTGCGGCGAGATTGAAATGCTCGATCTTGGTCTTTTTTCACGGGAAGGCAAATATGACGGCCAGAAAAACTCTGCTGTGGATACGTGTTTCCTAATTCGGCACCCTGACGGCGACATGCTGTGGGATACAGGCTTGCCGGAAGGTTTAAATGCCTTGCCAGAAGGGCTGATTAATGGCCCGTTTCATATCAAGGTACCGGTTAAACTTACTGATCAGCTTCAAGAGCTGGGCATGACACCTGCGGATATTGAAATTTTGAGCATTTCCCATTCCCATTTTGATCATGTGGGCAATGCAGGCCTGTTTGCCCGTGCCAAGTTTGTCGTGAACGCTAATGAATATGATCATATGTTCCGCGATGAAGCCCGTGCAGACGAACAGACATTTGCATCCTATAAGGCGCTGGAAAATGCGAAAACCGTTAAGATTACAGATCGCTATGATGTGTTCGGCGATGGCAGTGTGGAGATTATTCCAACCCCGGGCCATACACCCGGCCATTCGTCCCTGCTCGTGCGGTTGCCAAATAGCGGCGCGGTTTTGCTCACAGGCGATATGTACCACCTGACCCGCGCACGGGAACTGCGTACAGTACCCAGATTTAATACAGACCCAGAGCAAACACTTGTTTCAATGGATGTGTTTGAGGATTTGGCGGAAATTGAAAGTGCCCGTGTGGTTATTCAGCATGAAAAGGCTGATTTTCAAGATTTCCCCAAATTCCCTGAATATCTTGACTAG